The Polyodon spathula isolate WHYD16114869_AA chromosome 13, ASM1765450v1, whole genome shotgun sequence genome includes a region encoding these proteins:
- the LOC121325467 gene encoding transmembrane protein 231-like → MAIYEVYSHPALLRYKTSICTKATVFLLIVLGLTYISPLLVSYRSQGFWLKLSTYEEQPSVRFQYQVLLITATSTSGDYVAWSTYQNFNNLQGNNLRIPSISAREEDQNQDGKFDQLSLTLGLPLQSTEQVYSVQLILTFSYQLFRMSTFVMQCMAFIQHSSPIPGSQLCINGDLRLQQRQPLSHRGIDTRYNVSVINGSSPFASAYDLTNIIGNYQERNVSTQLSNPNPVWTMVRPAGAPFEINAVIRYPMEIITYQPGFWEMIKFAWVQYVSVLLIFLWVFERIKIFVFQNQVLPTVAVPPFKQHQS, encoded by the exons ATGGCCATATATGAGGTTTACTCCCACCCTGCTTTATTAAGGTACAAGACCAGTATATGCACAAAAGCCACGGTATTTTTATTAATCGTTTTGGGGCTCACCTACATTTCACCTTTGCTGGTTTCTTACAGaagtcaag gTTTCTGGTTAAAACTCAGCACTTACGAGGAGCAGCCAAGTGTGCGATTTCAATACCAGGTTTTGTTAATCACAGCGACTAGTACCAGTGGAGACTACGTTGCATGGAGTACATATCAGAACTTCAATAACCTGCAGGGAAACAACCTTAGAATACCTTCAATATCA gcTAGAGAAGAAGATCAGAACCAGGATGGGAAGTTTGACCAGCTCAGTCTCACATTGGGACTCCCACTCCAGTCCACAGAACAGGTGTACAGTGTCCAGCTTATTCTCACATTCTCATACCAGCTTTTT AGGATGTCCACCTTCGTAATGCAGTGTATGGCATTCATTCAGCACTCCTCTCCAATACCTGGATCGCAGCTTTGTATCAATGGGGATCTGAGGCTACAGCAGAGACAGCCCTTGAGTCACAGGGGAATCGATACCAGATACAAT GTTTCTGTTATTAATGGAAGCAGCCCATTTGCCAGTGCCTATGACCTTACTAACATCATTGGAAATTATCAAGAAAGAAATG TTTCCACACAGCTGTCAAACCCAAATCCTGTGTGGACGATGGTTCGACCTGCCGGTGCCCCGTTTGAAATAAATGCCGTTATCCGATACCCCATGGAGATCATTAC TTATCAGCCTGGCTTTTGGGAAATGATTAAGTTTGCCTGGGTTCAGTACGTCAGTGTTCTGCTAATTTTCCTGTGGGTTTTTGAGAGGATCAAGatctttgttttccagaaccAGGTTCTGCCCACAGTAGCAGTTCCTCCATTCAAGCAACACCAGTCCTAG
- the LOC121326012 gene encoding gamma-aminobutyric acid receptor-associated protein-like 2, with amino-acid sequence MKWMFKEDHSLEHRCVESAKIRAKYPDRVPVIVEKVSGSQIVDIDKRKYLVPSDITVAQFMWIIRKRIQLPSEKAIFLFIDKTVPQSSLTMGQLYEKEKDEDGFLYVAYSGENTFGF; translated from the exons atgaaatggatGTTTAAAGAAGACCATTCTCTTG aacACCGATGTGTCGAGTCGGCAAAAATCAGAGCCAAATACCCAGACAGGGTTCCG GTGATTGTGGAGAAAGTGTCCGGCTCGCAGATCGTCGATATTGACAAGCGAAAGTATCTGGTGCCATCCGACATCACGGTAGCTCAGTTCATGTGGATCATCAGAAAACGCATCCAGCTGCCCTCAGAAAAAGCGATTTTCCTGTTTATAGACAAAACTGTTCCTCAGTCCAG CTTGACAATGGGACAACTGTACGAAAAAGAGAAAGATGAAGATGGATTTCTGTATGTGGCTTACAGCGGAGAAAACACATTTGGCTTTTAA